The following are from one region of the Amycolatopsis sp. QT-25 genome:
- a CDS encoding ATP F0F1 synthase subunit C, producing the protein MSNIVLAQAAEAAVNINPGLAAIGYGLGAIGPGIGVGLIFAAVINGTARQPEAQGKLQSIAFSTFVLTEVLALIGIVIYFLASVG; encoded by the coding sequence GTGAGCAACATCGTTCTTGCGCAGGCTGCCGAGGCCGCTGTCAACATCAACCCGGGTCTCGCCGCCATCGGTTACGGCCTCGGCGCGATCGGCCCCGGCATCGGTGTGGGTCTGATCTTCGCCGCGGTCATCAACGGCACCGCCCGTCAGCCGGAGGCGCAGGGCAAGCTGCAGAGCATCGCCTTCTCGACCTTCGTGCTGACCGAGGTGCTGGCGCTGATCGGTATCGTTATCTACTTCCTCGCCTCCGTCGGCTGA
- the atpA gene encoding F0F1 ATP synthase subunit alpha, translating to MAELTISSDEIRSAIENYVSSYAPDVSREEVGVVIDAGDGIAHVEGLPSAMANELLEFPGGVLGVALNLDARSIGAAILGDFETVVEGQEVKRTGQVLSVPVGEGYLGRVVNPLGAPIDGLGEIETTGRRPLEVKAASVVERQPVSEPLQTGITAIDAMTPIGRGQRQLIIGDRKTGKTAVAVDTIINQKANWDSGDPSKQVRCIYVAVGQKGSTIAAVKKSLEDAGAMEYTTIVAAPASDSAGFKWIAPYTGSAIGQHWMYEGKHVLIVFDDLTKQADAYRAISLLLRRPPGREAFPGDVFYLHSRLLERCAKLSDELGAGSLTGLPIIETKANDVSAYIPTNVISITDGQCFFQSDLFNAGQRPAIDVGISVSRVGGAAQVKAMKSVSGSLRIDLSQYRELEAFAAFASDLDDASKAQLERGARLYEVLKQPQYSPIPVEEQVVTVYLGTNGHFDSVPTEDVRRFSQEFIDSARRKHGELLKDIRESGKFSDETASGLVDAVNEFKREFTTAEGKSLLEVSDAMDAEKVGQETVKVNKPAPKK from the coding sequence ATGGCGGAGCTGACGATCTCCTCGGATGAGATCCGTAGCGCGATCGAGAACTACGTCTCGAGTTACGCCCCGGACGTGAGCCGGGAAGAAGTTGGCGTCGTCATCGACGCCGGTGACGGCATCGCCCACGTCGAGGGCCTTCCCTCGGCGATGGCCAACGAACTGCTCGAGTTCCCCGGCGGAGTCCTCGGGGTGGCGCTGAACCTGGACGCGCGCTCCATCGGTGCCGCGATCCTCGGTGACTTCGAGACCGTCGTCGAAGGTCAGGAAGTCAAGCGGACCGGGCAGGTCCTTTCGGTTCCGGTCGGCGAGGGCTACCTCGGCCGCGTCGTGAACCCGCTGGGCGCCCCGATCGACGGCCTCGGCGAGATCGAGACCACCGGCCGCCGCCCGCTGGAGGTCAAGGCCGCTTCGGTGGTCGAGCGCCAGCCGGTGTCGGAGCCGCTGCAGACCGGTATCACCGCGATCGACGCGATGACCCCGATCGGCCGTGGCCAGCGTCAGCTGATCATCGGTGACCGCAAGACCGGTAAGACGGCCGTCGCGGTGGACACGATCATCAACCAGAAGGCCAACTGGGACTCCGGCGACCCGTCGAAGCAGGTTCGCTGCATCTACGTCGCGGTCGGCCAGAAGGGCTCCACGATCGCCGCGGTCAAGAAGTCCCTCGAGGACGCCGGCGCGATGGAGTACACCACCATCGTCGCGGCCCCCGCGTCGGACTCCGCCGGCTTCAAGTGGATCGCGCCGTACACCGGCTCGGCCATCGGCCAGCACTGGATGTACGAGGGCAAGCACGTCCTCATCGTGTTCGACGACCTGACCAAGCAGGCCGACGCGTACCGCGCGATCTCGCTGCTGCTGCGCCGCCCGCCGGGCCGTGAAGCCTTCCCCGGCGACGTCTTCTACTTGCACTCCCGTCTCCTCGAGCGTTGCGCGAAGCTCTCGGACGAGCTGGGCGCGGGTTCGCTGACCGGTCTCCCGATCATCGAGACCAAGGCGAACGACGTGTCGGCCTACATCCCGACCAACGTCATCTCGATCACCGACGGTCAGTGCTTCTTCCAGTCGGACCTGTTCAACGCCGGTCAGCGCCCGGCCATCGACGTGGGTATCTCGGTTTCCCGCGTGGGTGGTGCCGCGCAGGTCAAGGCGATGAAGTCGGTTTCGGGTTCGCTCCGTATCGACCTGTCGCAGTACCGCGAGCTGGAGGCCTTCGCGGCCTTCGCCTCGGACCTCGACGACGCGTCGAAGGCGCAGCTCGAGCGTGGTGCCCGCCTGTACGAGGTGCTCAAGCAGCCGCAGTACTCCCCGATCCCGGTCGAGGAGCAGGTCGTCACGGTGTACCTCGGTACCAACGGGCACTTCGACTCGGTTCCGACCGAGGACGTGCGCCGCTTCAGCCAAGAGTTCATCGACTCCGCCCGTCGTAAGCACGGCGAGCTCCTCAAGGACATCCGCGAGTCGGGCAAGTTCTCCGACGAGACCGCTTCCGGGCTGGTCGACGCGGTGAACGAGTT
- a CDS encoding F0F1 ATP synthase subunit B, with protein MLKTELVLAAEEVPNPIVPHIPELILGFVAFLLLLFVLKKYVVPRFETAYEERTKLIEGGIERAEKAQAEAEENLAQYKAQLAEARSEAAKIRDDARLEAEQIKAELRTEAEAESQRIVAQGQAQLQAQKAQIIAELRAELGRNSVELASRIVGESLADDARRHGTVDRFLAELETAGTNGAGLGAGK; from the coding sequence GTGCTGAAGACCGAATTGGTGTTGGCCGCCGAAGAGGTGCCCAACCCGATCGTGCCGCACATTCCCGAGCTCATCCTCGGATTCGTCGCCTTCCTTCTGCTGCTGTTCGTTCTGAAGAAGTACGTCGTCCCGCGATTCGAGACGGCCTACGAAGAGCGGACCAAGCTGATCGAGGGTGGCATCGAGCGAGCCGAGAAGGCGCAGGCCGAAGCCGAAGAAAACCTTGCGCAGTACAAGGCGCAGCTGGCGGAAGCCCGTTCCGAGGCCGCGAAGATCCGCGACGACGCCCGGCTCGAAGCCGAGCAGATCAAGGCGGAGCTTCGCACCGAGGCGGAGGCCGAGTCCCAGCGCATCGTCGCCCAGGGGCAGGCCCAGCTGCAGGCCCAGAAGGCGCAGATCATCGCCGAGCTGCGCGCCGAACTCGGCCGTAACTCCGTCGAGCTGGCCAGCCGCATCGTCGGCGAGTCGCTCGCGGACGACGCGCGCCGCCACGGCACCGTGGACCGGTTCCTGGCCGAATTGGAGACCGCCGGTACCAACGGTGCCGGTCTCGGAGCGGGAAAGTAG
- a CDS encoding F0F1 ATP synthase subunit delta — protein MTLHAASREALDLAENRLGEVLAAAGTDPATVGDELLSVVALLDREIGLRRAVADGSATPEARIGLARGILAGKVSEPALQVLDSVAGSRWSSPRELTDGLEALGRSALLTSAEKSGNIDAVEDQLFRVTRIVAGAPELEQALSDLTAPPEAKRTLVRTLFADKVDVVTKTLVEQVVLRAKGRGVGNALERLVQLAAERRQRSVAQVTSASALSDEQQARLSEKLNALYGRQLALHVEVDPSLGGGLVVRVGDEVIDGSTAGRLDALRRRLAG, from the coding sequence ATGACGCTGCATGCTGCGAGCCGTGAAGCGCTCGACCTCGCCGAGAATCGTCTCGGCGAGGTGTTGGCCGCCGCGGGTACCGACCCGGCGACGGTCGGCGACGAGCTGCTTTCGGTCGTCGCCCTGCTGGACCGGGAGATCGGCCTGCGCCGGGCCGTCGCCGACGGTTCGGCCACGCCCGAAGCCCGGATCGGCCTCGCTCGCGGGATTCTCGCGGGCAAGGTGTCCGAGCCGGCCCTGCAGGTGCTCGACTCCGTGGCGGGCAGCCGCTGGTCGAGCCCGCGCGAACTGACCGACGGGCTCGAGGCCCTCGGCCGCTCGGCGCTGCTCACCAGTGCGGAGAAGTCCGGGAACATCGACGCTGTCGAAGACCAGCTGTTCCGGGTCACTCGTATCGTTGCGGGTGCACCGGAGCTCGAACAGGCCCTGTCCGACCTGACCGCTCCCCCCGAGGCGAAGCGGACCCTCGTCCGCACCCTGTTCGCCGACAAGGTGGACGTGGTCACCAAGACCCTCGTCGAGCAGGTCGTCCTGCGCGCCAAGGGCCGTGGAGTCGGCAACGCCCTCGAGCGGCTGGTCCAGCTGGCCGCGGAACGCCGTCAGCGCTCGGTCGCCCAGGTGACCAGCGCGAGCGCGCTGTCCGACGAGCAGCAGGCTCGGCTGAGCGAGAAGCTCAACGCCCTGTACGGGCGGCAGCTCGCGCTGCACGTCGAGGTCGACCCGTCACTGGGCGGCGGACTCGTCGTCCGCGTCGGCGACGAGGTCATCGACGGCAGCACCGCGGGCAGGCTGGACGCGCTACGGCGGCGACTCGCCGGTTAG
- the atpB gene encoding F0F1 ATP synthase subunit A produces the protein MGALVLAEGAEFTPPGVKDFNLPPLFGSGYWLSFTKPMLLVVISLIILVTYFMVSSRRLKVVPGKGQFIAESIYNFGRNNIAREQIGSADFKPFIPLILGLFSFVLVNNIFGIIPFFQFPTMARIGFPVALAFLVVYPVYHYVGFKRHGFKGYLKKELAPAGIPGFVLPLYSTIEFAQKFFIAPATLAIRVFAAMFAGHLIIMVFTLGGSFLLTDGEGIVKAASPVAFLFAIAMTFLEAFIQVLQAYIFALLSAGYIGAALASEH, from the coding sequence GTGGGCGCGCTGGTACTAGCCGAGGGTGCGGAGTTCACGCCGCCTGGCGTCAAAGACTTCAACCTACCGCCGTTGTTCGGCTCCGGCTATTGGTTGAGCTTCACCAAGCCGATGTTGCTGGTGGTCATCTCCCTGATCATCCTCGTCACCTACTTCATGGTGTCGTCGCGCAGGCTGAAGGTCGTCCCGGGTAAGGGACAGTTCATCGCCGAGTCGATTTACAACTTCGGCCGCAACAACATCGCGCGGGAACAGATCGGCTCTGCCGACTTCAAGCCGTTCATTCCGCTGATCCTGGGTCTGTTCAGCTTCGTGCTGGTGAACAACATCTTCGGGATCATCCCGTTCTTCCAGTTCCCGACGATGGCGCGAATCGGCTTCCCGGTCGCTCTCGCGTTCCTTGTCGTTTACCCGGTGTACCACTACGTCGGGTTCAAACGCCACGGCTTCAAGGGTTACCTGAAGAAGGAACTGGCGCCGGCGGGCATTCCCGGATTCGTTCTGCCGCTGTACTCCACCATCGAGTTCGCGCAGAAGTTCTTCATCGCACCGGCCACGCTGGCCATCCGGGTCTTCGCCGCGATGTTCGCCGGTCACCTCATCATCATGGTCTTCACGCTCGGCGGGAGCTTCCTGCTGACCGACGGTGAAGGCATCGTCAAGGCCGCGTCGCCGGTGGCGTTCCTGTTCGCCATCGCGATGACGTTCCTGGAGGCATTCATCCAGGTCCTGCAGGCATACATTTTCGCACTGCTGTCCGCAGGCTACATCGGCGCCGCGCTGGCGTCGGAGCACTGA